CAAGTTTCAAACATGGCTCAATTTCTAGCATAGACATTGCATGCTCTGTGGTTGCATTGTGTAGGCAAAAGAGGTTTGAAATCAACATGTACCTGCTTAGAAATCACAGCTAGAAACTCTTTGCCACAATGATCTATAGTGCCAATTTGTAATTGTTTAAGCATTTCCTTTGCTGTTTCCCCAAACATTCTTTTACCTGAAATTTCCATCTGAAGTGAGAGCATGCACTCTTAGATAAACCCACTCCTCATTTTATTCAGTGCTCAACTATCTGGGCCCTATTCAACATTATCCTGCAGTCCCATTGTGCCAGCTAAGCTGGTGTAGAAGGCGAACAGGATAGGCATGAAAGCCACCCAATGCAGGGAACTTCTGTATGCCCTCCAGAGGATCTCCAGGCACAGAGGATATGCTGAGGATACAGAGGGAGGGGACTGGGATGTGGCTGGGGGAGACCTGTGCTTTGGCAGTTCTGTGCTCCTAAGGAGACCCAGAGTTTGTGACAGCAGGGGAGCAACTTGAGGCAGCCCTCAGGGCCAGAACTGAATTGAAGTAAGTAGAGCCAGAGCCCTGAAGTTTGTGGGATAAGCAGCTGTTGCACAGGGGATTACACACTCTGCgtgaattaaaatttaaaaatgcatatCTATGTGGCTAATGTTGTTGTAGGTCTCCAGATGGAATTATTGCAGGTACTCTATTTCTCTGATAGCATGATCTTGAAACAATGCTCATCACCAAGTGTAAATCAGTTCTTTTGATGCTGAACAATTGGCAATAAAGCTTGAGATCTCAGAATAATATGCCCTCATATAGCTGTGCTTACAAGCTATAAACCACACATGAGGACAAAATAAGGCGagcaaacatttttaataaaatctcaACTGGACattcacattgttttatttacactCACATCTTTGAAGATAACAGCATTTTTATTATAGCACATTCTGCTCACTTTAGGATTAGAAGAAATATTTAACCTCAAACAATTTACCAATTAAATAGCTCCATTttcacaaaatataaataaaaaaagttttaatgttAGGGTTGAAAATGGATCTCAGTCTGAATACAGATTGCACTTCAGTATCAAAGTTAATAATGCAATATAACAAATTTGTATATTAATCCTGGCCACTTGTGGTTTATTTATAAAGCCAGGATTTTGCACCATGTTTGACAGAGataattaaatatatacatacatatgtatgagagagagagacagacagacatcgaCTCACCCTGTGTTACCGGGGCTGGCCCTTTCAGGAGAGTCAGAGACCAGCCTACCCAGGACAAGCTCCTGAAAGGGAGAACAAGCCAACTCAAAGCCACCTGGAGGTAATGAAATCCGTATGCACCTAGCTGACAACTGATTAGCTAATGACCCTGCCAAAGGGTCACCAGTCATCAGCTGAGATGGTTTCTAGAGCCAGGAAGTTCACCAGAGCAACAAGTCCAGGAAGGGGTTCCTGGAGACAGGAAGCCCCCTGAGGAGACCTTACCAGAGACAGGAGCCTAGAAGGTGCACTCTTAGCCTGGCCATTCCCTGTATCTGTCAGAAACTACATGCAGCTACAGAGAAGAGCTACGGGTGACAGATCTGAGTCTGGGGAAAGAATTCTTACCAGATAGTGGCAAGAAGCCTAGACAGAGAGAGCTGCTGGAGTGGACTGGTGAACTCAGGTGGGATGGATAAATTAAGATTGACTGTCTCCCAGCTAAGACACTGGAGTGAAGTTTTGGATGCATGCTCATTTAGGCTCTGGTCAATAAACTAGACCCCTCAGAGGGATGCTATTCCCTAAATAACGCCTCTTAACTTACCGATATCCCacttggggaaagtgaggcagggaGCATTGACAGGACAGCTGGCCAAATAGCAGCACTATAGGGCAGGTAGACCCTGTCTGAAAGAGCTTATCCTGTATGGCCCCAGTCCTACAGTTGGATCTGCTACCATGATCCTTTAGGCCCATGCAAAGATCCACTAACTCTGATTGGGGGTTACCACAGACAAACATAGAAGGTGATAAGACAGTGGAGGGGAGGAGACAGGATGGACACTAAATAAAGATGATGCAGGTCTAATGACATTTGTAAATGAGTAAGTTCTGATATGTTTAAACAGTGTGCAAGAGGAAGAATACATAACACAGCAGTGAAAACTATGGAAAGCAACATAAATGCAGTGTACTGAGGAGATAAGATTTGGTCCCCTGAAGTTATACTGAATTAGGTATTGCACACTGTTGAAAGCAACCTTCTCCCTTCTATCACAAATCATTTTCATCCATTTCTACTGGTCTTACTCCCTGGGAATAGACCAAAGAAGGAGAAATGCCACACTCGGGTATGGGCTGCAGTAAAGGCAGGTGTCTCTCTTGCAAAAGTGAAGCTTGGGCCAACTCAAAGCAAGTCTCAAAATAATCCAGTGATTCCCCATCTTGTCTTTGCATTAAGAGTTGGTAGTCTCCAAAGCGAATGATGCATTTCCATGGCAGGTCAATTTTGTTTAGATAGTCCAGTTCCACATTGTCCACAATTAGCTTGGTCTTTTTGCTCATGTTCTTTATCTCAAAACCAAGTTCTGAGCTGTTGAGTTGTCTGAAAAACTGCAGGGTAAACTGAACCCGGGAAACACGGGTATCCATTAAATTATAATGGCAGATGTTAGAATCTCGGCCAAACTTTGCCATGTCATCTACCCTGCACCGTTCTCGCTTGTGGAATTTTAAGCTGCGAAACACCTGCTTTTCTTCTTGGCAAGGATGGTACAAAGTTATATGGAGACAAGTTACTGTCTCTTCAGTTTCCACTTCTTCCATGGAGCTCATGATGATGATCCTTCTCAGACTacaagaatgaaagaaagaaacatgGAATTATTGCAATACCAAAAAAATCCACTTGAAACTGGCATCATTTAAAGAACTTTACATACTACTGATTAATTAATGTGTACTTGTTTTATAGAGAACCATGGGTAGTAAACATAGTCTAGCATCTTGAGCATAGGATTGGGAGTGAAGAACTACAGCTTAATCACAATAGTTCTATTtccagttttgccattgacttgtgGCTCTGGACAGGTCCAAAGCCTCTATGTGCTTTggtctcccatctgtaaaatgaggataagtacagagacaaggtgggtgaggtaatatcttttatcggaccaagTTCTGTGTAAGagcaaaagtttgtctctctcacaaacagaagttggtccgataaaagatattacctcacccaccttgtctcgctaacaTCCTGGGATGGACATGTCTACAACACAGCATACAACCATAAGTACAGGCTGTTAAGAAACttccttaatatttttaattttttttgagatcTTTGCATGAAACTATGCAAATATATTAACTAGTTCTGCCCCTATTATAAGTATCTTACTAAATGAGTTCACCTTTGAAGAAACATTTTGGTGATACACAATTGGAAGCCTAAACACTTGTTTTGTAGACCTCAAAGACCCATATTGGAACTATTACATagtatttgttaatatcactatTGATTATATTCCTTTGACAATATGAAATGCGACAAGTACAAGTACAGTTTGCCTGAGATGTGGGAaactcaggttcaattcccttttccagagggtggggagaggatttgaacagaggTCTCAGAGCTCTCTAATCACTATGCTGTGGGACATTGTGCTGTAGGGTTTCCTTGGTCTCCTGTTTTGAAACAGTGGCACACCAGCTAAATAATGAAAGTGTAATTGGACAGGTCCCTCAGTCTTGCACTTCCCAGATGGgttccctttctccctctctctggcctaatGACTACTTCAGTATTTATCCATGGTAGAACAGTCAAGTAGGAGCTCAGAAGAACATCAGCATTTTCAGAACTACTCACTGACACAAACCTTACCTTTTGAAATCTCATTAAGGAATAGCTGCTGTATGTAATACGTTACAAATATCAAAAATGAATTTAAAGTGGGCGTGAAAATCCCCCTGCTTTCTCCAACAAAATGGGAAAGAGGATttgccatactgaatcagacttgtggttcatctagcccagtatcctgtctctaacagtggccaacaCTAGTTTCattagaggaagatgcaagaaaaacTGCAGTTATGGAAGTCTGTCcagagagaaagtttctttctaaacCCTATTAATGAGTAGGTGGCTCATGCCTGGAAATACGGGGTAGGGTGTATCCCTTTCAAAACTCCTTGTTCTAGTTTTTAATGTGCTACTGTAATTCTGGATGTTCTTGTCCACATAAATATCATATTTAACTCTTGGCCACATATTTTGTGGCAAAAAGTACCACAAGTTAATTGAGCATTGTGTGAAATGGTATTTCCTCCTCCATCCAAATAAGTTCATCACTTAACTGATACGTACATTTCACTATGAGGTGCATAATCAGTGTTATTCATTGCATTTGAGTCGTCATTACTAAAAGCAGTTTACAGTTCAGTCTATTGCATTTTATTGCTACGTGAAGCATCATTGTGATATGGATTCTGACCTATGATTACCTTTCAAAGCATAAGATTGCACAACTTTAATCTCTAAATACACAAAGAACGGATTACTGGTACTATGACACCTTTCTGTGATGCCAGTATTTGGAGGATACCATATTTATATCTCAAGACCTCTGGAGAGATTTTCCTTATTTTCCTTCCTTAATTGATATTCAGAACAAGGCACAATGCTTTTTCTTACAAAGCAACAGCTCAGGCACAAAACATCTCCCATTTCAGTGCTGGATAAATCTGGCCAGGGAAATCACATTAGTGAACTCTACTTAAACATTACTTGCTAGAGTCGTGCTGATATGGCTGTCCTAGCCATTGTAAGCAAAGCCTAAATGTTAAGAAAAATTAATTTCAAGTTAATTCTGATTACTAGGCTGTTTATAACTCCTGTAAATAATTATGCTTTCCCCCAGCCCATCTTGAAAACAATATAGATGATTTTGGGTAAAATTATAAAACTGCAATATGCAATTATAATTCTTTCTAAGATGATTTTGGTGCTTATGAAAAGCAACTTTCAGTCGTGCCTGACTTTGAAACAGATTTGAATCTGTAACTTACAAGTGGAAAACTCTACATTGCATCAGTCTGCTCCTAACTCAGTTGGAGGTGCATCAGTAATACTTACTGTCTTTCGAGTGTAGGAGCGTATTCAGAAGAATTTGCAGATGTGACTGTGACATGCCAATGCAGGCCTGTgtgttttgttcaaaatgttGCATGTAGATTAGACAGGGCTGCAAGGGGAGCAAAATCTTTTCCATGGTGCCACGatagagtattttttttaaaagatatggaTTTTGAATTTTGCATGGAAATATGCATGTAAACTCTTGCCCAGTTGGGGCCAAGTTCTGATGGAGGCAAAACAATCCCAGCCTTTAGCAAGAGTTTTACATACACAGGACTACAGTGTTGAACCCTTGGTGTCATTTTCACATTTGGAGTGTGCATACTTGTCTCATATCCCCTTACACTCCGCACAAATCCATCAGCAAAAAATCCACACAACTTTCTTAGGGCACTGACTGTTAACATCACCAGGCATGGGAAT
This sequence is a window from Gopherus evgoodei ecotype Sinaloan lineage chromosome 5, rGopEvg1_v1.p, whole genome shotgun sequence. Protein-coding genes within it:
- the LOC115652551 gene encoding TRAF-interacting protein with FHA domain-containing protein A-like, producing the protein MSSMEEVETEETVTCLHITLYHPCQEEKQVFRSLKFHKRERCRVDDMAKFGRDSNICHYNLMDTRVSRVQFTLQFFRQLNSSELGFEIKNMSKKTKLIVDNVELDYLNKIDLPWKCIIRFGDYQLLMQRQDGESLDYFETCFELAQASLLQERHLPLLQPIPECGISPSLVYSQGVRPVEMDENDL